GCGACGCCAAGATCTTCAGCGACGACGCCAAGCACCCCCGCGGCTGGGGCACGGTTCTGATCGGCGCCATGCGCCTGGGCGGCGGTTCGATCGCTATTGCGACGGATACCTGCCGCTCTTCGTATTTCGCCATCGATATCACCGATCCCCTTGACCCAGAACCGATCTGGGAATGGCACGACGATTCGCTTAACTATACGGTCTGCTATTCCAATGTCGTGAAGGTCGGCAATAGTTGGTTCCTGGCCCTGGGATCCGGTCCTGTAACCTGCGGCGGCGAGATCACGCGCGAAGCGCGCATCTATATCCTGGATCTGGCGACCGGCGCGCTCCTGCGCGAGTTCACGTTCGGCGAAACCAATTCCTTCATCAGCGACATCTTCGCGCTCGACTGGAATACGGACTACAACGTGGACTTCATCTACTTTGGCACGTGCCAGAAAGACGCGGCCATACCGGGCGGTTACGGCGGCAAGATCTACCGCATCAATACCCTGGCCGACCCCAACGTCAACAACTGGACATATAACCTCCTGATGAACATGCAGCGGCCGGTTACGGCCGAAGGCAGCGTGGCCAGGGACATGGAAGGTCACCGCTGGGTGTATTTCGGAACCGGACGGTTTTACAGCGACGTGGACGAAGGCGACATGACCTCGCAGATCTTCGTCGGGTTCAGGGATGACACGACCAATACAACAAATCCGTTCAACCTGTACAACGTGACCGGTATCGAGGTCGACACCGCCGGTACCGTGCACCTGCCGAGCACCGCAACGATGTCATTCGACTCGCTGACCAATGCCGTAGCGAACCGACTCGGCTGGTTCCGATACCTCGACGCTTCAGCCGGCGAACGTAGCTTGACCACGACCCTGGTGTATGGCGGCGCGGTCATGTTCACGACCTTCTCGCCGACCGGCGACGTGTGTTCATACGGCGGCCAGGGCTATCTGTATGCGCTTTACTACCGCACCGGCACGGCTTATAAGGACACGATCATCGGCGATACATTGGGGAACAACCGCTACCGGCTGGCCCTGGGAGCGGGCATGCCCTCAGAACCGACGATCTACATGAACCAGGTCATTCTGCAGCGAGCCGGCGAGATCGATAAGTACGAGTGGACCGCGCCCGAACTGCCAAGGACCGGTTTGATACTCTGGAAAGGCAAATAAGGAGGCTACCATGAAAAAGCTTATACTTTTAATCGCGCTGTTGGTTCTCCCCTTGCTGGCCGCCGAGGAAACGAACATGGGGATGGTTTACGGTGCCGAAGGCGATTCCCTGATCCTCGCGGACGGCCTTAAGGTCTATGTACCAGGACTGTCACTGGGTGGTCGCTACGTCACCGATAACGCCTCGCTCGACCTTTCCACGATATCATTCCCGTTCACGGCTTCCCTCGTCACCATGGAAACGTCTGATCCCGCAGTAAAAAGCGGCCTGTTCACCTACGTAAAGATCTATAAGCTCTACCGTGTGGTAGAAGGCAGGCTGGTCGAGAAGTAATAAAATCGACGGGCAGGGCGTTTGACTTCAAATGATCGCCCTGCCCGTTTCTTATTGCCTGGGCGATCATCAACCAAGTTAGATGTCAGGTCATGAAAAACGGCTTGACTTTCAAGTCCATTCATATACAATACGGTACTGGAGGTTTCCGTGAAAGAACCGATTAGGATCAGAAATCTATTTGTTTATTTGACTCTCATCATTATTTTATTCGCCGTCCACTGCAACGGAAAAGGGGAACAAGGCGAGGCGCAAAATACGCCGCCCGAAGTCCAGACCATCAACATCGCGCCGGTGACGCCGACGGTCCAGTCTGAAATCACCGTTCAGATCACGGGTTTTGACAAAGAGGGCGATCCGATCACCTACCAGGTCAAGTGGTTTATCAATGACCGGGAGATCGGCGAGGGGATGTCGTTCAAATACGAAGATATCAAGACCGGCGACAAGATCTACGCTGAGGTCACTCCTTACGACGGTAAAGCCTATGGCAAAAGCAAGCAGTCCAATAGTGTCACGATCGGCGGACAGGTGCCGCGCATCCTGTCCGTCAAATACGCTCCTGAATCGGTATTCGTGACGACCCCGACGATCGCGCTTGACGCGGTCATTGATGACCCTGACCAGGACACGGTCAGCCTGTTCTGCAACTGGCTTATCCATGACCGGGTGGCGGCGGATACATTGCCCACGTTCACTCTGAGCGGCCTTAACCTGCGCAAGGGCGACACGATCTACGCCAGCGCGTATGCCTGGGACAAGCAGGGACGTTCAGATCCGTTTGAATTCGCGATCGTAGTGTCGAATGCACCACCCGCGCTCCAGAACGCGGATGGAGTCGTCACGCTGCGTCTTGACAGCCTCGCTTATAAGATTCCGATCACGGACCCTGACAACGACCCAATGACCTTTGAACTGCTCAGGGGTCCGGAAGGCGTATGGATCGACCGTAACAGCGGCGTACTCAATGGCAACCCCGGCAATGTGAATTCGCTCGAAGTCACGGTCCGTGCCACAGATCAGGCTGGCGCCTCTCTGGTCGCGAAATTCACGCTGACCTCGCCTGAATAA
This window of the bacterium genome carries:
- a CDS encoding putative Ig domain-containing protein: MKEPIRIRNLFVYLTLIIILFAVHCNGKGEQGEAQNTPPEVQTINIAPVTPTVQSEITVQITGFDKEGDPITYQVKWFINDREIGEGMSFKYEDIKTGDKIYAEVTPYDGKAYGKSKQSNSVTIGGQVPRILSVKYAPESVFVTTPTIALDAVIDDPDQDTVSLFCNWLIHDRVAADTLPTFTLSGLNLRKGDTIYASAYAWDKQGRSDPFEFAIVVSNAPPALQNADGVVTLRLDSLAYKIPITDPDNDPMTFELLRGPEGVWIDRNSGVLNGNPGNVNSLEVTVRATDQAGASLVAKFTLTSPE